A DNA window from Phragmites australis chromosome 11, lpPhrAust1.1, whole genome shotgun sequence contains the following coding sequences:
- the LOC133884311 gene encoding uncharacterized protein LOC133884311, whose product MDPPARGSSDRRGAGQGSGAAPSGLRRYGLNFSASSLLQAPLTALLEYSGVVPSGPAPQAAHLPSAVPSSPSLPSEVDGLLSAAAAGDGEVSIRIQGGPGDPEAAGGAAVAASSEDSIEATAGSEVDQASAAGRGGGADAEANGGGGGEAGASGNGGGDRAYQRYDVHHVARWIEQILPFSLLLLVVFIRQHLQGFFVTIWIAAVMFKSNDILRKQTSLKGERKISVLVGITVIFMIHVFGVYWWYRNDDLLRPLLMLPPKDIPPFWHAIFIIMVNDTMVRQAAMAIKCMLLMYYKNCRGRNYRRQGQMLTLVEYLLLLYRALLPTPVWYRFFLNKEYGSLFSSLTTGLYMTFKLTSVVEKVQSFLAAVKALSRKDVHYGSYATAEQVNAAGDMCAICQEKMHVPVLLCCKHIFCEDCVSEWFERERTCPLCRALVKPADIRSFGDGSTSLFFQLF is encoded by the exons CTCCGGTGCCGCGCCCTCCGGCCTCCGTCGCTACGGCCTCAACTTCTCCGCCTCCAGCCTCCTCCAGGCCCCACTCACCGCCCTCCTCGAGTACTCCGGCGTCGTCCCCTCCGGCCCCGCCCCGCAGGCGGCACACCTCCCGTCCGCGGTGCCCTCGTCGCCGTCCTTGCCGTCCGAGGTCGATGGCCTCCTTTCCGCCGCGGCTGCTGGGGATGGGGAGGTCTCGATCCGGATCCAGGGAGGCCCGGGCGACCCGGAGGCCGCGGGCGGGGCGGCCGTGGCGGCTTCGTCCGAGGACTCGATCGAAGCGACCGCCGGCTCGGAGGTTGACCAGGCGTCcgcggcggggaggggagggggtgcGGACGCGGAggcgaacggcggcggcgggggtgaGGCTGGCGCATCGGGGAACGGGGGCGGGGACCGCGCGTACCAGCGGTACGACGTGCACCACGTCGCGCGGTGGATCGAGCAGATATTGCCATTCTCGTTGCTCCTGCTCGTCGTCTTCATACGGCAGCATCTCCAAG GTTTCTTTGTCACAATTTGGATTGCTGCTGTAATGTTCAAATCAAATGATATATTGAGGAAGCAAACTTCTTTGAAG GGCGAGAGAAAAATATCTGTACTCGTTGGGATTACGgtaatcttcatgattcatGTGTTTGGCGTCTATTGGTGGTACAGGAATGACGATCTTCTCAGACCTCTGCTCATGCTTCCTCCAAAAGATATACCACCATTCTGGCATGCGATTTTTATCATCATGGTCAATG ATACAATGGTTCGCCAGGCAGCAATGGCCATCAAGTGCATGCTACTTATGTACTACAAGAACTGCAGAGGCCGTAACTACCGTAGGCAG GGCCAAATGCTAACCCTTGTGGAGTACCTTCTGCTTCTTTATCGTGCCTTGTTGCCAACTCCTGTTTGGTATCGTTTCTTTCTGAACAAAGAATATGGGAGTCTCTTCTCATCTTTAACCACTGGGCTGTACATGACTTTCAAGTTGACTTCGGTAGTTGAGAAG GTTCAGTCATTCTTGGCTGCGGTGAAAGCATTGTCACGTAAAGACGTGCATTATGGGTCTTACGCAACTGCAGAACAG GTAAATGCTGCTGGTGATATGTGTGCCATCTGCCAGGAGAAGATGCATGTGCCTGTTCTCCTTTGCTGTAAACATATTTTCTGTGAAGACTGCGTTTCAGAATG GTTTGAGCGAGAACGGACTTGCCCCTTGTGTAGAGCATTGGTAAAACCTGCTGATATTCGGTCATTTGGTGATGGTTCCACAAGTCTATTCTTCCAGTTGTTTTAG